Within Halococcus sediminicola, the genomic segment ACCTCCGGGATGACGAACCCGTCCAAGTGCTCAATGGCCCCCGCCTCGGGGTCGGCGATGGTGAGCATTCGCTCAAAGCCCTGATGGCGGGTTTCGGGGCTGTCGCGATGCCAGACCACCCGCGGGTGGATCTCGCCGGGGAACTCCGCACCGTTTTCGGAGACCACCTCGATGATGTTTTGTGCCCCTTCGTCGCGCATCGACGGCGCGGTCGCGTCCTCGTTGTCCGGCACCCAGACGTCGGGGGCCTGCATGCCGCGTAGCCCGCTGGCGCTGCGGATCATCTTCGCCGAATCCTCTTCGCCCTCCACCGCCGTGGGGGAGGTGAAGAAGGTGCGGACGAACTTTCTGTCGTGGAGTCGCTCGTCGTGTCTCTGTGTCATATGGGTTGAGTGGCTGTATCGCCGCCGGGCGTCGCTGGCTGGCTGTGCTGGTTTGGGTCGGTTCGCAATGGCGTTCGCCGTGTCGGACGATGGGATACTGTAGGTTTCGGTCCGAAAACGCCCCCGAGGAGTCAGTCGTCGCCGTCGGCCTCGGCGGTCAGCGGGTCGCGTTCGTCCTCGGAGAAGCCCTCCGAGCCTTCGATGCGCGAGCGCGCCTCGGGATCGAACTCCATCTCGATGTCCTGGAACTTGTCGACGAACGAGAGTTCGTGATGGCTCTCGGTCTCGTGGCCGAGGTACTTCTCCTCCAGATCGAACTGACCCTGTTCGGCGTTCTCCGCGAGGTTCTTCATGTCCTCGTAGGCGGCGTGGGCACCCGAGTGCAGCGCGAACAGCGTGATGAACTGGTAGCTGTAGCCGAGATCCCCGAGTTCCTGGAACGTGAGCGGGTCGTCCTGTTCGGACCACGCGAACGAGGAGGAGTAGTTGAACGCCAGATCGAGATCCGGATGGGTCTCGTGGATCGTCTCGGCGTACTCCACAGCGTCTTCTCTACTGGGGTCGGGCATCTCGGGCCAGACGATGTCGACGCCGGCGTCGGCGTACAGCCGGCCGCGTTCGAGGTGTTCCTCCCAGTCACCGTTCGCCGAGCCGTAGGCGTCCGTGCGCGCGATGATGATCGTGTCGTCGGACTGTTTGGCGTCGACGGCCGCCTCGAAGCGCG encodes:
- the aceA gene encoding isocitrate lyase; this encodes MPTPKELIGDTDVFTKDVDNPAARELREMLDEQDYVFAPGMYHALDARLAEMAGHDAAYMSGYSTVLGQFGFPDLEMVTMTEMVENAKRMVEATHLPVVADCDTGYGGIHNVRRAVREYEKVGVAAVHIEDQVTPKRCGHIAGKQIVSREDAQARFEAAVDAKQSDDTIIIARTDAYGSANGDWEEHLERGRLYADAGVDIVWPEMPDPSREDAVEYAETIHETHPDLDLAFNYSSSFAWSEQDDPLTFQELGDLGYSYQFITLFALHSGAHAAYEDMKNLAENAEQGQFDLEEKYLGHETESHHELSFVDKFQDIEMEFDPEARSRIEGSEGFSEDERDPLTAEADGDD